A genome region from Magnetococcales bacterium includes the following:
- a CDS encoding sel1 repeat family protein has product MKKTILLLSLFLLGASDPEFAHMRRLFLSEEAVLQKQAAQFYEQQAKEGVAEGEYWYGRCLTDGIGVTADPVTGVSMYRRAAGKGHADAMARLAMAYKEGEYLAKDERRYIELMRQAAEAGSLLARMSLAHNLMTGEYLPRDPKEALTWWRKAASTGFPLARLELALLLASGEGGEQDVDFALAELKDLTHSDFKEAVDRARRMVWLIYYLGLYGIPKDRGQAIEWFLPLAEDGDFRAMELVGHSLLTGLHHGLPLSTHAKAAYWLSRPGEKMSNEARLAMGFLSLFDSSGSHYPNLEGALKWFDTVPDQEEVGQILLEQARYFREVHTGVKSSVIRSMYRLSAEKGHPQAALLLGDMALLGWTMPV; this is encoded by the coding sequence ATGAAGAAAACCATTCTCTTGCTATCCCTGTTTCTGCTTGGGGCTTCGGACCCTGAATTCGCCCACATGCGTCGCCTGTTTCTCTCCGAGGAAGCGGTTTTGCAGAAACAGGCGGCGCAATTCTATGAACAACAGGCCAAAGAAGGCGTTGCGGAGGGCGAGTACTGGTATGGGCGCTGTCTCACGGACGGCATCGGCGTCACTGCCGACCCGGTGACCGGGGTGTCCATGTACCGCCGGGCTGCCGGCAAGGGACATGCCGATGCCATGGCCCGCCTTGCCATGGCCTATAAGGAAGGGGAATACCTGGCGAAAGATGAGAGACGCTATATCGAATTGATGCGTCAGGCTGCTGAAGCAGGCAGTCTCTTGGCCCGGATGTCACTTGCCCACAATTTGATGACCGGCGAATACCTGCCGAGAGACCCGAAGGAGGCGTTGACCTGGTGGCGGAAGGCGGCTTCAACCGGTTTTCCCCTTGCACGTCTGGAGTTGGCGCTTCTTCTGGCATCGGGAGAAGGGGGGGAGCAGGATGTCGATTTCGCTCTCGCCGAACTCAAGGATTTGACCCATTCGGATTTTAAAGAAGCAGTCGACCGGGCAAGGCGTATGGTTTGGTTAATTTACTATCTAGGTTTATACGGCATCCCGAAAGACCGGGGACAGGCCATTGAGTGGTTTCTTCCCTTGGCTGAAGATGGTGACTTCAGGGCTATGGAGTTGGTGGGGCATTCTTTGTTGACTGGCTTGCATCATGGGTTGCCGCTGAGTACACATGCCAAAGCCGCCTATTGGCTGAGTCGGCCAGGCGAAAAGATGAGTAATGAAGCGCGGCTTGCCATGGGCTTTTTGTCGCTCTTTGACAGTAGTGGTAGCCACTACCCGAATCTGGAGGGGGCTTTGAAATGGTTTGATACGGTTCCGGATCAGGAAGAGGTTGGCCAGATCCTGTTAGAACAAGCTCGCTATTTCAGAGAGGTTCATACTGGGGTCAAATCGTCCGTAATCCGCTCCATGTATCGCCTGTCGGCGGAAAAGGGCCATCCGCAGGCGGCGTTGCTGCTGGGCGACATGGCCCTGCTGGGTTGGACCATGCCGGTCGA